In a genomic window of Pedobacter sp. KBS0701:
- a CDS encoding outer membrane beta-barrel protein, with the protein MRLFTKTFFILLFFAGIFTNSYAQNYIVKGFVLDTAGLSLPGAVVRIKSGNDSIGTSANPDGAFILSKIKSRQFTLSAAFIGYDTFIKQYVIEKGALLNITDIKLKPSSNTLDGVVISGVPPVKVTEDTVSFNAKAFPVRDGDAVDEVLKKLPGIKVDKDGNVTSQGAPVTKIRVNGKDFFGTDVATAIKNLPADIIKNLQFIDDYGDQAKLTGIKTGEPEKVLNLTIEEDKKKGYFARASAGVGNSDRYNTSIRGNSMKGERQISFDGTSANANMRGGGGDGINTRNALGINYKNEFSTKLSADAAYNFNNNKNNTISTTYTQSVLQDAGQNPINRLENANSISRSNNNNHWFGGNLEYKIDTMNYLKISPNFSYSNNSGNSAGGSEITEDTLATNRQSTNFNTSKNINAHTNFFFNHKFEKKGRNITSWGSINYTNGENYKDLFNKYINTHNNAVDSVLQNQLNNQDNRNFGLNAGVSYMEPIWKKTFLEVNYNWNRSSTNNSRDAYDVAGGNQVFNPNLSNIYDYQFITNKVGLNYRYIGEKLNYTLGLNIQPAILRGENLSNNIQTVNRTFNFIPSGRFSYKFSNQESFDINYWGRNNQPGFLQLQPISDNSNLQNVVTGNPNLKPEFVQSVNAHYKQADWNAGKVIQANFKYERTNDRIVTTKQRVPGTVNQLTSYINADGYYTLQGDYNISKPLSAERKFTIGYSGSGQLNNNITFTDDSRIEAQNLSWRQELEFRVDLKDIVNFQVETSYSQNLTNYSSDSFADRQSNRFECGIEGRNYFFKDLTLGYDFSKQINSGFDNGAVRNPTLLRLSMEYKFMKNDMAAIRVEGFDLFDQNSGISRDVFDNVIVDRQANRLGRYFMLSLIYRVRKFGG; encoded by the coding sequence ATGAGGCTATTTACTAAAACGTTTTTCATACTCCTGTTCTTTGCAGGTATTTTCACAAACAGTTACGCACAAAATTATATCGTAAAGGGTTTTGTGTTAGATACTGCAGGTTTGTCGCTACCCGGTGCAGTGGTAAGGATTAAATCGGGAAATGATAGCATTGGCACTTCGGCCAATCCCGATGGGGCCTTTATTTTGAGTAAAATCAAGTCCAGGCAATTTACTTTATCAGCCGCCTTTATTGGCTACGATACTTTTATTAAACAATACGTAATAGAAAAAGGTGCGCTTCTGAATATTACCGACATTAAACTTAAGCCTTCTTCGAACACGCTTGATGGTGTGGTAATCTCAGGGGTTCCACCGGTAAAAGTAACCGAAGATACGGTGAGTTTTAACGCGAAAGCTTTTCCGGTAAGAGATGGTGATGCAGTAGATGAGGTGCTGAAAAAATTGCCCGGCATCAAGGTAGATAAAGATGGTAATGTAACCAGTCAGGGAGCACCTGTAACCAAAATTCGCGTTAACGGAAAAGATTTTTTTGGAACCGATGTAGCCACAGCGATTAAGAACCTGCCTGCTGATATCATCAAAAACCTGCAGTTTATCGACGATTACGGCGATCAGGCAAAACTGACCGGCATAAAAACCGGAGAGCCAGAAAAGGTACTGAACCTGACAATTGAAGAAGATAAAAAGAAAGGATATTTTGCCCGTGCATCAGCAGGGGTCGGCAATTCAGACCGTTACAATACCAGCATCAGGGGAAACAGCATGAAGGGGGAAAGACAAATTTCTTTTGACGGAACGTCAGCCAATGCCAATATGCGTGGTGGCGGTGGTGACGGCATCAATACCAGAAATGCCCTGGGTATTAATTATAAAAACGAGTTCAGCACCAAACTTTCTGCCGATGCGGCTTATAATTTTAATAATAATAAGAACAATACCATTAGCACTACCTATACACAGAGTGTTTTACAGGATGCAGGTCAAAATCCCATCAACCGGCTCGAAAATGCGAACAGTATTAGCAGAAGCAATAATAACAATCACTGGTTTGGAGGCAATCTGGAATACAAAATTGATACGATGAATTACCTGAAGATTTCGCCAAATTTCTCTTATAGCAACAATAGCGGAAATAGTGCGGGAGGCTCGGAGATCACCGAGGATACGCTCGCCACCAACAGGCAGAGTACAAACTTTAATACTTCTAAAAATATTAATGCTCATACCAATTTCTTTTTTAACCACAAATTTGAGAAAAAGGGCCGCAACATTACTTCATGGGGAAGCATTAACTATACAAATGGAGAAAATTATAAGGATCTGTTTAATAAGTATATCAATACACATAACAATGCGGTAGATTCTGTTTTACAGAACCAGTTGAACAACCAGGATAACCGAAATTTCGGATTAAATGCTGGTGTATCATACATGGAGCCGATCTGGAAAAAAACTTTTCTGGAGGTAAACTATAACTGGAACCGTTCATCGACAAATAACTCTCGTGATGCTTATGATGTGGCAGGCGGCAATCAGGTATTTAATCCCAACCTGAGCAATATTTACGACTATCAGTTTATTACCAATAAAGTTGGCTTAAATTACCGTTACATTGGGGAGAAACTCAACTATACCCTTGGACTTAATATACAACCAGCCATATTACGTGGAGAGAACCTGAGCAACAACATCCAAACGGTTAACCGTACCTTTAATTTCATTCCTTCGGGCCGTTTTTCTTATAAATTTTCTAACCAGGAATCATTCGATATCAATTATTGGGGGCGGAACAACCAACCTGGCTTTTTGCAGCTGCAGCCGATATCAGATAATTCGAACCTGCAGAATGTAGTTACAGGAAATCCGAACCTGAAGCCCGAATTTGTACAAAGTGTTAATGCACATTATAAACAAGCCGATTGGAACGCAGGGAAAGTGATTCAGGCAAATTTTAAGTATGAGCGTACAAACGACAGGATTGTAACTACTAAACAGCGTGTGCCGGGAACGGTTAACCAGCTTACCAGCTACATCAATGCAGATGGTTATTATACCCTTCAGGGCGATTATAACATCAGTAAACCACTCTCTGCAGAACGGAAATTTACAATTGGCTATTCAGGTTCAGGTCAGCTGAACAATAACATTACTTTTACAGACGATAGCCGGATTGAAGCGCAAAACTTATCGTGGCGCCAGGAACTGGAGTTTCGGGTAGATTTAAAAGATATTGTCAACTTTCAGGTAGAAACCTCTTACTCACAAAACCTCACCAATTATTCGAGCGATAGTTTTGCTGACCGCCAATCGAACCGCTTTGAGTGTGGTATAGAAGGCCGTAATTATTTTTTCAAAGATTTAACGCTCGGCTACGATTTCAGCAAACAGATAAACTCCGGTTTTGATAACGGTGCGGTACGCAATCCAACGCTCCTGCGCTTATCAATGGAATACAAATTTATGAAAAATGATATGGCAGCCATCCGCGTGGAAGGATTCGATCTGTTTGATCAGAACTCGGGTATCTCGAGGGATGTGTTCGACAATGTGATTGTTGACAGGCAGGCGAACCGTTTGGGCCGGTATTTTATGCTTTCGCTGATTTATCGTGTGCGTAAGTTTGGTGGATAA
- a CDS encoding glycoside hydrolase family 2 protein, with amino-acid sequence MIKRLIPLLLLLVSSASFSQETTKTYLSGRDKDQTIQWDFYCTAGRKSGIWTKIPVPSNWELQGFGSYNYGHDKVKASEQGMYRHEFKIGKMTGKKVFLVFEGAMTDTKVSINGKLAGDVHQGGFYRFKYDITALLKPENKNLLEVTVDKVSANASINKAERTSDFWIFGGIFRPVYLETVPNKFIERVAVNASADGSFQLDVYGQNLSADDMLEAQVKKLNGENVGKTFAMKANAVNDVQTLKAAFSNPLLWSSESPNLYQVVVRIKNKQKIVHQIKQKFGFRTLELRNGDGFYVNGAKMILKGVNRHSFWPESGRTLSRGVHLMDVRLMKEMNMNAVRMSHYPPDAEFLDICDSLGLYVINELTGWQAKYDNTVGHRLVKELVIRDVNHPSIIFWANGNEGGFNTDLDNDYALYDPQKRTVIHPWEKFNGTDTKHYPDYNYMVKAAATGKEVFFPTEFMHALYDGGAGAALDDFWNQMLIHPHGAGGFIWALVDENVIRTDKKGIYDGDGNHAPDGIVGPHREKEGSFYAIKEIWSPVFIDLPKIDGNFKGKIAVENRFNFTDLDKCTFKWKLVSFPSANTKGTKAIINASGTTTTKLKPGAKGTLDLALPKSFAQSDALYLTAYSADQKEIFTWSWPIKTARLIVAQQGATGSGSAVIAEEKDQLLLIKQGDISYYFEKTSGYLEQVVKGNTVISLSKGPVLAGINTELKKFSHKAEGAKYIVESDYQGAGGLHAKWTFETGKLVKLEYQFTQQGDADFMGITFNYPEDKITGMKYLGRGPYRVWKNRLKGQQFGVWHKDYNNSITGETWGYPEFKGYHAEVNWVTVENKEARFTVYIPDEDTYLQMYKPAREAAALSNNNVEPAFPEGSIGFLKGISAIGTKFQSALLLGPQSQKNKTDGKTFKGTLLFDFGNKH; translated from the coding sequence ATGATTAAAAGATTAATACCACTATTGTTGCTGTTGGTTTCTTCTGCCAGCTTTTCGCAGGAAACAACCAAAACCTATCTTTCCGGAAGAGATAAAGACCAGACCATCCAATGGGACTTTTATTGTACCGCTGGTCGAAAAAGTGGTATATGGACTAAAATACCTGTGCCCTCTAACTGGGAATTACAGGGTTTTGGGAGTTACAACTATGGGCATGATAAAGTTAAAGCCAGCGAACAGGGTATGTATCGTCATGAATTTAAGATCGGGAAAATGACCGGGAAAAAAGTATTCCTGGTTTTTGAAGGCGCGATGACCGATACCAAGGTCAGTATTAATGGAAAACTGGCAGGTGATGTGCACCAGGGCGGATTTTATCGTTTTAAATACGATATTACAGCACTGTTAAAACCCGAAAACAAAAATTTACTGGAAGTTACAGTTGATAAAGTATCCGCAAATGCATCGATTAACAAAGCTGAAAGAACGAGTGATTTCTGGATTTTTGGCGGCATTTTCAGACCAGTTTACCTGGAAACGGTTCCCAACAAATTTATAGAAAGGGTGGCCGTTAATGCGAGTGCAGACGGGAGCTTTCAGCTTGATGTTTACGGACAAAATCTGTCTGCTGATGATATGCTTGAAGCCCAAGTGAAAAAATTAAATGGCGAGAATGTGGGTAAAACATTTGCGATGAAAGCGAATGCAGTGAACGATGTACAAACCCTGAAGGCTGCATTCTCCAATCCTCTATTGTGGAGCAGCGAATCACCTAACTTATATCAGGTGGTGGTGCGGATCAAAAATAAACAGAAGATCGTGCATCAAATAAAACAAAAATTCGGTTTTCGTACCCTTGAACTGCGTAATGGCGATGGTTTTTATGTTAATGGAGCGAAAATGATTTTAAAAGGTGTTAACCGTCACAGCTTTTGGCCCGAAAGCGGGCGCACATTAAGTCGCGGGGTACATTTAATGGATGTGAGGCTAATGAAAGAAATGAACATGAACGCTGTCCGCATGTCGCATTATCCGCCCGACGCAGAATTTTTGGACATTTGCGATTCGTTAGGTTTATACGTAATTAATGAATTAACCGGCTGGCAGGCAAAATACGATAATACTGTAGGGCACAGGCTTGTAAAAGAACTGGTCATCAGGGATGTAAACCATCCATCTATTATTTTTTGGGCCAATGGCAACGAGGGCGGCTTTAATACCGATCTCGACAATGACTACGCCTTATATGATCCGCAGAAACGTACGGTAATACATCCCTGGGAGAAATTTAACGGAACCGATACCAAACATTACCCCGATTATAATTATATGGTGAAGGCTGCAGCCACCGGCAAGGAAGTTTTCTTCCCTACTGAGTTTATGCATGCGCTGTATGATGGTGGTGCCGGCGCAGCTTTAGACGATTTCTGGAACCAAATGCTGATTCACCCGCATGGTGCCGGTGGTTTTATCTGGGCGTTGGTGGATGAAAACGTAATCCGGACAGATAAAAAGGGCATTTACGATGGCGATGGCAACCATGCACCTGATGGAATTGTTGGCCCACATCGCGAGAAAGAAGGTAGTTTTTATGCTATAAAAGAGATATGGTCTCCTGTTTTTATCGACCTGCCCAAAATTGATGGTAATTTTAAAGGTAAAATCGCTGTAGAGAACCGCTTCAATTTTACCGATCTGGATAAATGTACATTTAAATGGAAACTGGTTAGTTTTCCATCGGCAAATACAAAAGGAACAAAGGCTATTATAAATGCCAGCGGTACAACAACTACCAAACTTAAGCCTGGCGCAAAAGGTACACTTGATCTGGCTTTGCCAAAATCGTTTGCACAAAGTGACGCCTTATATTTAACCGCTTATAGTGCTGATCAGAAAGAAATATTTACCTGGAGCTGGCCCATAAAAACCGCCCGTTTAATTGTAGCGCAGCAGGGTGCGACTGGCTCCGGTTCAGCAGTAATAGCTGAAGAAAAGGATCAGTTGCTGCTGATTAAACAGGGCGATATTAGCTATTATTTTGAAAAGACATCGGGTTATCTGGAGCAGGTTGTTAAAGGCAATACGGTTATTTCTCTATCCAAAGGCCCGGTATTGGCTGGTATAAATACCGAATTGAAAAAATTTAGCCATAAAGCAGAAGGGGCAAAGTATATTGTTGAATCTGATTACCAGGGTGCCGGCGGTTTGCATGCAAAGTGGACATTTGAAACCGGAAAATTGGTTAAACTTGAATACCAGTTTACGCAGCAAGGCGATGCTGATTTTATGGGCATTACCTTTAATTACCCTGAAGATAAAATTACCGGAATGAAATACCTAGGCCGAGGACCGTACCGGGTTTGGAAAAACAGGTTAAAAGGGCAGCAGTTTGGGGTTTGGCATAAAGATTACAATAATTCGATTACCGGCGAAACCTGGGGTTACCCTGAGTTTAAAGGCTATCATGCCGAAGTGAACTGGGTAACTGTAGAAAATAAGGAAGCACGGTTTACCGTTTATATACCCGATGAGGACACCTATCTGCAAATGTACAAACCTGCCCGCGAAGCTGCCGCACTGAGCAATAACAATGTAGAGCCCGCCTTTCCAGAAGGGAGTATCGGTTTTTTGAAAGGGATAAGTGCCATTGGCACCAAGTTTCAGTCTGCTTTATTATTGGGGCCTCAAAGCCAGAAGAACAAAACGGATGGAAAAACTTTCAAGGGCACGCTACTATTTGATTTTGGGAATAAACATTAA
- a CDS encoding DUF4097 family beta strand repeat-containing protein: MKKQFIVLFSLLAIAVSASAQKEYKLNKNSGQLNLNIPGAIIEGYSGNEIIFSIPKGEKEEVDERAKGLRAISGSGFTDNTGLGIDVSEKGAEINVNAVNREIKGILTIKVPQNIKIVFTNKSSVYQNEIILKNLKSEIEVSTSYNKIKLENNSGPMNVKTLYGSVDAIFTEAIKGPVSIVSVYGYVDVSLPANTKANVELGTSYGKLYAAEGLKIAIEKTEKAERNGFTSVGGSENAGQVTTVRTGQTVSTITTVNGDAAAFGYTTGGHSSENIKGKINGGGADLILTSRYKNVYLREK; the protein is encoded by the coding sequence ATGAAAAAGCAATTTATCGTTCTTTTTTCTTTGCTCGCCATCGCTGTATCCGCATCGGCACAGAAAGAATACAAATTAAACAAAAACTCAGGGCAGCTCAACCTGAATATTCCAGGCGCCATAATAGAAGGTTATAGCGGGAATGAAATTATATTTTCGATCCCTAAAGGAGAAAAGGAAGAGGTAGATGAGCGTGCAAAAGGCCTGCGTGCCATCAGCGGATCGGGCTTTACCGATAATACAGGTTTGGGTATAGATGTTTCTGAAAAGGGAGCAGAAATCAATGTAAACGCAGTGAACAGAGAGATAAAAGGCATATTGACCATCAAAGTACCTCAGAATATCAAGATTGTTTTTACCAACAAAAGCAGTGTGTACCAGAACGAAATCATCCTGAAAAATCTGAAAAGCGAAATAGAGGTTTCTACCAGCTACAACAAAATCAAACTCGAAAACAACAGTGGTCCGATGAATGTTAAAACACTTTACGGTTCGGTAGATGCTATTTTTACAGAAGCCATTAAAGGTCCAGTATCTATTGTTTCGGTATACGGTTATGTAGATGTATCGCTTCCTGCCAATACAAAGGCAAACGTAGAACTGGGCACGAGTTATGGCAAACTTTACGCCGCAGAAGGGTTAAAAATTGCGATCGAAAAAACTGAAAAAGCAGAGCGCAATGGCTTTACTTCGGTGGGTGGGAGCGAGAATGCTGGTCAGGTAACTACAGTACGCACAGGTCAAACAGTAAGTACGATAACAACGGTAAATGGCGATGCAGCTGCTTTTGGATACACTACCGGTGGCCATAGTTCTGAAAACATCAAAGGCAAGATTAATGGAGGTGGTGCTGATCTGATCTTAACTTCACGTTACAAAAATGTATACCTGAGAGAGAAATAA